One part of the Bdellovibrio sp. KM01 genome encodes these proteins:
- a CDS encoding enoyl-CoA hydratase-related protein, translating into MTFINTVEMDHVAYVKLNRPDVRNAFNPEMISEITETFHQLANRTDLRAIVLQGEGKSFCAGADLNWMREMVNFSYHQNREDSLRLFSMFETIAKCSLPVIGLVHGAAFGGALGLVAVCDEVIAEEGTQFCFSEVKLGIAPAVISAFVQRKAVAGKVRPLMLSGVVFNPQVAQQAGLVTDVCPAGEGHNVLQKVLGNYKQGGPEAVRETKKLLNDIANMTWEQQRDRTTHLIAERRASDEGQEGLKSFLEKREPSWRS; encoded by the coding sequence ATGACTTTTATTAACACGGTTGAAATGGATCATGTGGCCTATGTGAAATTGAATAGGCCCGATGTGCGCAATGCCTTTAATCCGGAAATGATTTCTGAAATCACAGAGACATTTCATCAGTTGGCAAATCGCACAGATCTTCGCGCCATCGTTCTGCAGGGGGAGGGTAAATCCTTTTGTGCCGGGGCGGATTTGAATTGGATGAGAGAAATGGTGAATTTCTCTTATCACCAAAACCGTGAAGATTCTTTGCGTCTTTTCAGCATGTTTGAAACGATCGCTAAATGCTCTTTGCCTGTAATCGGTTTGGTTCACGGCGCTGCTTTTGGTGGCGCCCTTGGCCTGGTTGCGGTTTGTGATGAAGTTATCGCTGAAGAGGGTACACAGTTTTGTTTCAGTGAAGTGAAGTTGGGAATTGCTCCGGCCGTTATCAGTGCTTTCGTACAAAGAAAAGCCGTTGCTGGCAAAGTTCGTCCCTTGATGCTTTCGGGAGTGGTATTCAATCCGCAAGTGGCGCAGCAAGCAGGTCTGGTGACAGACGTGTGCCCGGCGGGTGAAGGTCACAATGTTTTGCAAAAGGTCCTAGGGAACTACAAACAAGGTGGGCCCGAGGCTGTTCGTGAAACGAAAAAGCTTTTGAATGACATCGCAAACATGACTTGGGAGCAACAACGTGATCGCACAACTCATTTGATTGCTGAACGTCGCGCCAGCGATGAAGGCCAGGAAGGTTTGAAGTCTTTCCTGGAAAAGCGTGAACCGTCTTGGAGAAGTTAA
- a CDS encoding methyltransferase domain-containing protein: MAIPNHFVQIDEEGFCVSREMRIQDPNSGREILENLKLHQGGTLLSTFGDTPVIVEAFDEPLIALQIDKNDSHWSIRCPYDTEFSFSLDSLSVDEWDRFHGYTRDHIPFVMSRKAQAAFFNMVDEFDDDSVTADGKNYEVPPYWNSETDVEKESFWSQIYKREENPGWNLGEPAEALKDMFQRLKISRSRILVLGCGEGHDAAFFAKAGHVVTAVDISPVALERAKKLYGHMENLTFVEADLFNLPRSYDAAFDIVFEHTCYCAINPELRQDLVKVWNRVLAEGGHLMGVFFAMEKRQGPPFGGSEWELRQRVKNNYIPIFWGRWQASLPNRQGKEFFVYAKKK, encoded by the coding sequence ATGGCCATTCCTAATCACTTTGTTCAAATTGATGAAGAGGGATTTTGTGTTAGCCGCGAAATGCGCATCCAAGATCCCAACTCCGGCCGGGAAATCCTGGAAAACCTGAAACTTCATCAAGGTGGAACATTGTTGAGCACCTTCGGCGACACCCCAGTGATCGTCGAAGCCTTCGACGAACCTCTGATCGCTTTGCAAATCGACAAAAATGATTCTCACTGGTCTATTCGTTGTCCCTACGACACCGAATTTTCATTCTCATTAGACAGCCTGTCTGTGGACGAGTGGGATCGCTTTCATGGATATACAAGAGACCACATTCCTTTCGTCATGTCTCGCAAAGCCCAAGCCGCATTCTTTAACATGGTCGATGAATTCGACGATGATTCGGTGACGGCTGACGGCAAAAATTACGAAGTGCCTCCCTATTGGAACTCCGAAACCGATGTCGAAAAGGAATCCTTCTGGAGCCAAATCTATAAGCGCGAAGAAAATCCGGGCTGGAACTTAGGTGAGCCGGCGGAAGCCTTGAAAGACATGTTTCAACGCCTGAAAATCTCTCGTTCGCGCATTCTGGTTTTGGGTTGCGGCGAAGGGCATGATGCGGCTTTCTTTGCAAAAGCCGGTCACGTGGTGACAGCGGTCGATATTTCCCCTGTCGCTTTGGAAAGAGCAAAAAAACTCTATGGTCACATGGAGAATCTAACTTTCGTTGAAGCCGATTTATTCAATCTGCCTCGCAGTTACGATGCAGCATTTGATATCGTTTTTGAACACACTTGTTATTGCGCGATCAATCCCGAACTGCGCCAGGATTTGGTGAAAGTCTGGAATCGCGTTTTGGCCGAGGGTGGTCACTTGATGGGTGTTTTCTTTGCGATGGAAAAGCGCCAAGGCCCGCCATTCGGTGGCAGCGAATGGGAACTTCGCCAAAGAGTTAAAAACAACTACATCCCTATCTTCTGGGGCCGCTGGCAAGCTTCGCTTCCGAATCGCCAAGGCAAAGAATTCTTCGTTTACGCGAAAAAGAAATAG
- a CDS encoding DUF4442 domain-containing protein, whose product MNQQWLTILMSKGIELEQNLRQQLQQAKDGLKTQLEDRGIRLNAADFAALLEEVSPKASHAALGYALDIVRPFSAGMGLRISRLKDTQIEVVIPARTRNMNEIGQLHEGAILSAAIEAVKILWMRHAPMGNFEIAVTRIESEFFKVQTGDCRLRMELAENTREVVLADLRDRREATSSADVQIFDDNDQAVGSVQMQLKLKHTPALGNSAE is encoded by the coding sequence ATGAACCAACAATGGCTGACAATCTTAATGTCTAAGGGAATTGAGCTTGAACAAAACCTGCGTCAGCAGCTGCAGCAAGCTAAAGACGGACTGAAAACTCAGCTGGAAGACCGCGGAATTCGTCTGAATGCCGCCGACTTTGCAGCTCTTTTGGAAGAGGTTTCCCCTAAGGCATCACATGCTGCGCTGGGTTATGCGCTCGATATCGTTAGACCTTTTTCTGCGGGGATGGGTTTACGCATCTCTCGTCTTAAGGATACGCAAATCGAAGTTGTGATTCCGGCTCGCACTCGCAATATGAATGAAATCGGGCAACTACACGAAGGAGCGATTTTAAGCGCTGCCATCGAGGCCGTTAAAATTCTGTGGATGCGCCATGCTCCCATGGGAAATTTCGAGATTGCTGTTACGCGAATTGAATCTGAGTTTTTTAAAGTGCAAACAGGTGATTGCAGATTGCGAATGGAGTTGGCGGAAAATACCCGCGAAGTGGTCCTGGCAGATCTTAGGGATCGCCGCGAAGCCACTTCATCGGCTGACGTGCAGATTTTTGACGATAATGATCAGGCCGTGGGTTCTGTGCAAATGCAGTTAAAGTTAAAACACACTCCAGCGCTCGGTAATTCGGCGGAGTAA
- a CDS encoding acetyl/propionyl/methylcrotonyl-CoA carboxylase subunit alpha: protein MTKMPGKFSRIAIANRGEVAVRIIKACEELGIETVLLHSEADINSRAYRMATKTICIGPAATAESYLNIEANINGALAGGAQAIHPGFGFLSENADFAEAVGKAGLTFIGPSAESIRSLGDKVHCKELAKKAGLPLVPGYQGENQQVPNLITEAERIGYPVIVKAAAGGGGRGMKLIKSSAEAAELIESAQREAQSAFGSPKVFLEKYLDRAKHIEFQIFGDATGNVVHFFDRECSVQRRHQKIIEEATSPSLTEELRRRMGEAACAIATLGKYKGAGTVEFLLQDGEFYLLEVNTRLQVEHPVTEEVLGVDLVKMQILTAQGEYIHDPKMIRVPRGHSIECRIYAENPFLGGVPSTGLLGHVEWPEGPGRRYEYGFDSGDTITPYYDPMIAKVIVWDESRPRAIQKMIHVLKDSVVFGVHTNIPYLIEILSHKEFVMGTMTTRFIETYFADPIKEPELTDTEKKIAAAALAQARGTQQASVTASASASPWMTYWRGI, encoded by the coding sequence ATGACGAAAATGCCTGGAAAATTCAGTCGTATCGCTATCGCCAATCGCGGAGAAGTCGCGGTTCGTATCATCAAAGCTTGCGAAGAGTTGGGAATCGAAACGGTTCTTTTGCACTCGGAAGCGGACATCAATTCTCGAGCTTACAGAATGGCGACTAAAACCATCTGTATTGGTCCTGCAGCGACTGCTGAAAGTTATCTGAATATCGAAGCGAATATCAATGGAGCCTTGGCTGGTGGCGCGCAAGCGATTCATCCTGGCTTTGGCTTTTTGTCTGAGAATGCTGACTTTGCGGAAGCCGTTGGTAAAGCGGGATTAACTTTTATCGGTCCATCTGCGGAATCAATTCGCTCTTTGGGTGATAAAGTTCATTGTAAAGAACTTGCAAAAAAAGCAGGCCTGCCTTTGGTGCCTGGTTATCAAGGCGAAAACCAACAAGTTCCAAACTTGATCACTGAAGCGGAACGCATCGGATATCCAGTGATCGTCAAAGCGGCTGCCGGTGGTGGTGGCCGTGGTATGAAGTTGATCAAGTCTTCTGCTGAAGCGGCAGAGCTGATTGAATCTGCGCAACGTGAAGCTCAATCTGCTTTTGGTTCGCCAAAAGTTTTCCTGGAAAAATACCTGGATCGTGCCAAGCACATTGAATTCCAAATCTTCGGAGACGCCACAGGAAATGTGGTGCATTTCTTTGACCGTGAGTGCTCCGTACAACGTCGACACCAAAAAATTATTGAAGAGGCAACTTCTCCTTCACTGACGGAAGAACTTCGTCGTCGTATGGGCGAGGCTGCGTGCGCGATTGCAACTTTGGGCAAATACAAAGGCGCGGGAACAGTTGAGTTCCTTTTGCAAGATGGTGAATTCTATTTGCTTGAAGTAAATACTCGTTTGCAAGTTGAACACCCCGTGACGGAAGAAGTGCTGGGTGTGGATTTGGTGAAAATGCAAATCCTGACTGCACAAGGTGAATACATCCACGATCCAAAAATGATTCGAGTTCCTCGTGGTCACTCGATCGAATGTCGTATCTATGCTGAAAATCCATTCTTAGGTGGCGTACCAAGCACAGGCTTGTTGGGGCATGTGGAATGGCCCGAGGGGCCGGGTCGTCGTTACGAATATGGTTTTGATTCTGGTGATACTATTACGCCGTACTATGATCCGATGATTGCGAAAGTGATCGTATGGGATGAAAGCCGTCCACGGGCTATTCAAAAAATGATCCACGTTCTTAAGGACTCTGTGGTTTTTGGCGTTCACACAAACATTCCTTATTTGATCGAGATCTTGTCCCACAAAGAATTTGTGATGGGAACGATGACGACAAGATTCATCGAAACATATTTCGCAGATCCAATCAAAGAACCCGAGCTAACAGATACTGAAAAGAAAATCGCAGCTGCAGCCTTGGCTCAGGCTCGGGGAACTCAGCAAGCGAGTGTAACAGCATCTGCAAGTGCATCCCCATGGATGACTTACTGGAGAGGTATCTAA
- a CDS encoding biotin/lipoyl-containing protein, translated as MEVKVRINGVDHKAQAQLLAGTLWVHANGRTFTMDAGTGRKSRKKAGAGGSSDTVMSPMPGKVTKILVQAGAEVKAGQAVLVMEAMKMEYTLKSDIAGTVENISCVVGEQVALGKALVKIKPSAE; from the coding sequence ATGGAAGTCAAAGTACGTATCAACGGAGTTGATCACAAAGCTCAAGCCCAATTGCTTGCGGGAACATTGTGGGTTCACGCAAACGGGCGCACTTTCACGATGGATGCGGGAACGGGACGAAAGTCACGTAAGAAAGCCGGAGCCGGTGGCTCCTCTGACACGGTGATGTCTCCAATGCCGGGTAAAGTTACAAAAATTCTGGTTCAAGCTGGCGCGGAAGTGAAGGCTGGCCAAGCAGTTTTGGTGATGGAAGCCATGAAAATGGAGTACACTCTAAAAAGCGATATCGCAGGAACTGTGGAAAACATTTCTTGTGTGGTTGGCGAGCAAGTTGCTTTGGGTAAAGCCCTTGTGAAAATCAAACCTTCTGCCGAATAG
- a CDS encoding ABC-2 family transporter protein, producing MKKSFAVFWKRNLAFAKLAIVSNLEYRLNYFVDAVLQPALTTGIEILLWVAVFRGAATAEIAGFSREYYLAYALWGAFFARICTSWMYEFRMIQEIDSGSINAILTRPMTYYEYYFSQLMGYKFITTIVSMIIPILAVIIFALPTKFERMPLAFALEFYYLILVHSISFVVAACAFHLNKIYSFTGAKNLALWLLTGELFPLDLMPEPVKSIVIALPFSSGVYVPVGYLTGRLEIASVYQSFISVTIGIVVVNIIGAVVWKRGLNAYTGTGA from the coding sequence TTGAAGAAGTCATTCGCCGTTTTTTGGAAACGGAATCTCGCGTTCGCTAAGCTCGCGATTGTTTCCAATCTCGAGTACAGGCTGAATTATTTCGTCGACGCTGTTTTGCAGCCGGCGCTAACCACAGGAATTGAAATTCTGTTGTGGGTTGCCGTATTCCGCGGAGCTGCCACTGCGGAAATCGCAGGATTCAGTCGCGAATACTATCTAGCCTATGCTTTGTGGGGAGCTTTCTTTGCGCGTATCTGCACCAGCTGGATGTATGAATTCCGCATGATTCAAGAAATTGATTCAGGCAGTATCAATGCCATCCTGACTCGTCCGATGACATACTATGAATACTATTTCTCGCAGTTGATGGGATATAAATTCATCACGACGATCGTCTCCATGATCATTCCGATTTTAGCCGTCATCATCTTTGCATTGCCGACGAAGTTCGAACGCATGCCGCTGGCCTTTGCTTTGGAATTCTACTATTTGATCTTGGTTCACTCGATCAGCTTCGTGGTTGCAGCCTGCGCATTTCATTTGAACAAAATCTACTCCTTCACCGGAGCAAAGAATCTGGCATTGTGGTTATTGACCGGTGAACTTTTCCCGCTGGACTTGATGCCCGAGCCCGTGAAATCAATCGTGATCGCGCTGCCATTCAGCTCAGGAGTTTACGTGCCCGTAGGCTACCTTACAGGGCGCCTTGAAATCGCCTCCGTATATCAATCGTTCATTTCTGTGACGATTGGTATTGTCGTCGTGAACATTATCGGAGCTGTGGTCTGGAAACGCGGACTGAACGCTTACACCGGAACGGGAGCATAA
- a CDS encoding GNAT family N-acetyltransferase, translating to MHIEFTQADESHVEDLVELVNSAYRGDSSKQGWTTEADLLDGQRVDEEGILADIERDGSVILIAEDDDTGQLLGCVHLENQNGKCYLGMLTVDPTLQNKGIGKMLINESEAFAHFWGCTHLYMTVISVRSELIKFYEKEGFRQTGEKKPFPYGDERFGKPKVENLEFIVLERKL from the coding sequence ATGCATATTGAATTCACACAAGCTGATGAAAGCCACGTTGAAGACTTGGTTGAGCTCGTTAACTCTGCCTATCGCGGAGACAGCTCCAAACAAGGTTGGACAACGGAGGCAGATCTTTTGGACGGTCAACGCGTGGACGAAGAAGGTATTTTAGCCGATATCGAGCGCGATGGGTCTGTAATCTTGATTGCAGAAGACGACGACACAGGTCAACTTTTGGGCTGCGTGCATTTGGAAAATCAAAACGGCAAATGCTATCTAGGAATGCTGACGGTAGACCCGACCCTGCAAAACAAAGGCATTGGAAAAATGCTCATCAATGAAAGTGAAGCCTTCGCCCACTTTTGGGGATGCACGCACCTTTACATGACGGTGATTTCAGTTCGTTCTGAACTGATCAAATTCTATGAAAAAGAAGGTTTCCGTCAAACAGGCGAAAAGAAACCATTCCCCTATGGCGACGAACGCTTCGGCAAACCCAAAGTCGAAAACCTCGAATTCATAGTCCTCGAAAGAAAACTTTAG
- a CDS encoding ABC transporter permease yields the protein MAVLKKYWFLYLSMFRASFIADLEYRVNFLTRIVTDIFWYIAQIATFEVLFLHTPMIGAWNQAQMRVFLGVVFVVDALYMIILSENLDQFSEKVRKGDLDLLLAKPANSQFMISMQKACTPAIGNLGIATTWFVYSLLQLPDFEWLRLLWLIILIPCGLIALYSMRFMMAATAVIFARSENLQFIWYQIYRLGMRPDSIYVPWLKWFLLTALPVGVIASVPAKALLEPPPYELFAWVVALSVILIYITNKFWKFALKSYSSASS from the coding sequence ATGGCAGTGCTTAAAAAATACTGGTTCTTGTATCTTTCCATGTTCCGCGCAAGCTTCATCGCTGATCTTGAATACCGCGTGAACTTCTTAACCAGAATCGTGACCGATATTTTCTGGTACATCGCTCAGATTGCGACCTTCGAAGTCTTGTTCCTGCACACGCCGATGATCGGTGCCTGGAACCAGGCCCAAATGCGCGTTTTCCTGGGAGTGGTCTTCGTCGTCGATGCATTGTACATGATCATCCTGTCGGAAAACCTGGATCAATTCTCAGAAAAAGTCAGAAAAGGTGATTTGGATTTGCTCTTAGCAAAACCCGCAAATTCGCAATTCATGATCAGCATGCAAAAAGCCTGCACTCCTGCGATCGGCAATCTCGGAATTGCCACAACCTGGTTCGTGTATAGCCTCCTTCAATTACCTGATTTTGAATGGCTTCGCTTGCTATGGTTGATCATCCTCATCCCATGCGGATTGATCGCACTGTATTCAATGCGCTTCATGATGGCTGCAACGGCAGTAATCTTTGCCCGCTCCGAAAACCTGCAATTCATCTGGTACCAAATCTACAGACTAGGTATGCGCCCTGATTCGATCTATGTACCTTGGCTGAAGTGGTTCCTGCTAACGGCACTGCCGGTCGGAGTAATCGCCAGCGTACCAGCCAAAGCATTGCTGGAACCTCCCCCGTACGAACTGTTCGCATGGGTTGTAGCCCTGTCAGTGATCTTAATTTACATCACCAACAAGTTCTGGAAATTCGCCCTAAAATCCTACTCCAGCGCCAGCTCCTAA
- a CDS encoding DMT family transporter, with translation MEKLKAILCLLIAMVSIQAGATFAKQLFPVLGPQATTFLRVWISALILLAIYQPWKHKFSKKSLIAVAIYGLSLGAMNLLFYLALERIPLGVAVALEFTGPLTVAMFASKKLLDLMWAFFAACGIVLILPHSDFSQSIDVIGVLFALGAGAFWGLYIIFGKKLGHHIKGGTATAMGMLAAAITVSPTSIPQLRFAEYSGQIWLMAFAVAVFSSALPYSLEMIALRRIPSKTFGVLMSLEPAAAAVMGYLFLSEQLSPMQVVAIICVMIASSGSSLTSRTAEVPPQN, from the coding sequence TTGGAGAAGTTAAAAGCAATTCTTTGCCTTTTAATTGCGATGGTATCCATACAGGCGGGTGCCACATTTGCAAAACAGTTATTTCCTGTTTTGGGTCCGCAAGCGACGACGTTTTTGCGCGTTTGGATTTCTGCTCTAATACTGTTGGCGATTTATCAGCCGTGGAAGCATAAGTTTTCAAAAAAATCTTTAATTGCTGTTGCGATATATGGACTTTCTTTGGGTGCAATGAACCTGCTGTTCTACTTGGCGCTGGAAAGAATTCCATTGGGTGTGGCGGTAGCTTTGGAGTTCACAGGTCCCTTAACTGTCGCCATGTTTGCATCAAAAAAGCTATTGGATTTGATGTGGGCATTTTTTGCGGCGTGCGGAATCGTTTTGATTCTGCCTCATTCTGATTTTTCCCAAAGTATTGATGTGATAGGAGTTCTTTTCGCGCTGGGTGCGGGGGCCTTTTGGGGATTGTATATTATATTCGGTAAAAAGCTGGGCCATCATATCAAAGGTGGAACAGCGACGGCGATGGGGATGTTGGCAGCGGCGATTACTGTGTCACCCACATCGATTCCCCAGTTGCGTTTTGCAGAGTACTCAGGACAGATTTGGCTGATGGCTTTTGCGGTGGCGGTTTTCTCTAGTGCTCTTCCATATTCTTTGGAAATGATCGCCTTGAGACGAATCCCTTCCAAGACTTTCGGTGTTTTGATGAGCCTGGAGCCGGCAGCTGCCGCTGTCATGGGGTATCTGTTCCTAAGTGAACAACTGTCACCCATGCAAGTGGTTGCCATTATATGTGTAATGATAGCTTCTTCTGGAAGCTCTTTGACTTCCCGCACGGCCGAAGTCCCGCCCCAAAATTAG
- a CDS encoding ABC transporter ATP-binding protein, with product MAIVIETQDLTRVYKSYQKPEGFTNSLKGFFNRKYQEKVALNKTTLQIESGQIVGLVGANGAGKTTLLKMLSGLVTPTGGEASVLGYRPWERKNEFLRQISILLGQKNQLWWDISPADSYALLARIYDLDPAAARKRVAHLAEMLQCTHVLHTQLRRLSLGERMKMEIIGALLHEPQILFLDEPTIGLDIVAQETIREFLDQYVKEKSPTIILTSHYMDDIAQLADKLLLISKGNIVYQGTVDEFVAKSNQELAQNEEVDFEEVIRRFLETESRVR from the coding sequence ATGGCGATAGTAATTGAAACTCAAGATCTGACCCGCGTTTATAAAAGCTACCAAAAGCCCGAGGGATTTACGAATTCCTTAAAAGGTTTTTTCAATCGAAAATATCAGGAAAAAGTAGCTTTAAACAAAACCACTCTACAAATTGAATCTGGTCAAATCGTTGGATTAGTCGGCGCAAATGGTGCTGGCAAAACGACTTTGCTAAAAATGCTTTCTGGCTTAGTAACTCCGACTGGTGGAGAAGCCAGCGTCCTGGGATATCGCCCGTGGGAAAGAAAAAATGAATTCCTTCGCCAGATCAGCATTCTTTTAGGACAGAAAAATCAGTTGTGGTGGGACATTTCTCCCGCAGATTCCTATGCATTGCTTGCTCGTATTTATGATCTGGATCCGGCAGCGGCCCGCAAACGCGTTGCCCACTTGGCAGAGATGCTTCAGTGCACGCACGTCCTGCACACGCAACTTCGACGTTTGTCTTTGGGGGAGCGCATGAAGATGGAAATCATCGGCGCACTTTTACACGAGCCACAGATTTTATTTTTGGATGAACCGACCATCGGTTTAGATATCGTGGCCCAGGAAACGATTCGTGAATTCCTGGATCAATACGTAAAAGAAAAATCTCCGACGATTATTCTTACCAGTCACTATATGGATGATATCGCGCAACTGGCTGACAAATTACTTCTGATCAGCAAAGGCAATATCGTGTACCAAGGCACCGTGGATGAATTCGTTGCCAAATCCAATCAAGAACTAGCTCAAAATGAAGAGGTCGATTTTGAAGAAGTCATTCGCCGTTTTTTGGAAACGGAATCTCGCGTTCGCTAA
- a CDS encoding fibronectin type III domain-containing protein: MKIFASLIVSALTLALSATALASEGHTGPNHHTKEELGQKMNELFPPKQMKVESQTIPAKPELASPEYFAAVKGDSVTLKWKEAKDAQEYHVQVATDANFKWLVADDQHVKATTFDVSKLEAGKHYFWRVASVRPNNWSTFRKSYFATSMFETPDAAAAAPAK, translated from the coding sequence ATGAAGATCTTCGCATCTCTTATCGTGTCTGCTTTGACCCTGGCTTTATCTGCAACAGCACTTGCAAGCGAAGGCCACACTGGTCCTAATCACCACACTAAAGAAGAACTTGGCCAAAAAATGAACGAATTGTTTCCACCGAAACAAATGAAAGTTGAATCTCAAACGATTCCAGCAAAACCTGAGCTTGCAAGCCCAGAGTACTTTGCCGCAGTTAAAGGTGATTCCGTTACTTTGAAATGGAAAGAAGCGAAAGACGCACAAGAATACCACGTGCAAGTAGCGACTGATGCAAATTTCAAATGGTTGGTTGCGGACGATCAACACGTGAAAGCAACAACATTCGACGTTTCTAAACTTGAAGCTGGAAAACACTACTTCTGGCGTGTGGCATCTGTCAGACCAAACAACTGGAGCACATTCCGCAAATCATACTTTGCGACTTCTATGTTCGAAACTCCAGACGCTGCTGCAGCTGCACCTGCAAAATAG
- a CDS encoding carboxyl transferase domain-containing protein: MEILDSHIDANSSDFKANRDAMLKVVGEWRERVELVKQGGGADATKKHKARGKMTARERIEALVDGGTAFLEFSTLAAWDMYEGQAPGAGVITGIGVIHGTECVIVANDATVKGGTYFPMTVKKHLRAQEIAFENGLPCIYLVDSGGAFLPMQADVFPDRDHFGRIFYNQARMSAAGIPQIAVVMGSCTAGGAYVPAMSDETVIVKENGTIFLGGPPLVKAATGEVVDAQELGGAHVHCENSGVTDHFAEDDGHAVEITRSIVAHLNHKKTVTMQILPSEEPMFDAKEIYGVIPKDSRVPFDVREIIARIVDGSRFHEFKALYGKTLVTGFAHIYGMPVGIIANNGVLFSESAMKAAHFIELCEQREVPLIFLQNITGFMVGKKYENEGIAKHGAKMVMAVSNAHVPKFTVVIGGSYGAGNYGMCGRAYQPRQLWMWPNAKISVMGGEQAANVLLTVKLDQMAAKGQTMGTEEQAEFKRPTLEKYEHESSAYYSSARLWDDGIIDPADTRKVLGLGIAASLNKSWGEKSQGVFRM, encoded by the coding sequence ATGGAAATTCTTGATAGTCACATTGATGCAAATTCCTCTGATTTCAAAGCCAATCGCGATGCGATGTTAAAAGTCGTTGGCGAGTGGAGAGAAAGAGTTGAACTGGTAAAACAGGGTGGTGGTGCCGATGCCACGAAAAAACATAAAGCACGCGGTAAAATGACAGCGCGTGAGCGCATTGAAGCTTTGGTCGATGGCGGAACCGCTTTCCTGGAGTTTTCAACTTTGGCTGCGTGGGATATGTACGAAGGCCAGGCTCCTGGTGCCGGTGTTATCACGGGTATCGGTGTGATTCATGGAACGGAATGCGTGATCGTTGCGAATGATGCCACTGTAAAAGGGGGAACGTACTTCCCAATGACAGTGAAAAAACATCTGCGTGCGCAAGAGATCGCTTTTGAAAATGGCTTGCCTTGTATTTACCTGGTGGATTCTGGCGGCGCGTTCTTACCGATGCAAGCCGATGTTTTCCCGGATCGTGATCATTTCGGTCGTATTTTTTATAACCAAGCACGCATGTCTGCTGCAGGTATTCCTCAGATCGCTGTCGTGATGGGTTCTTGTACTGCCGGCGGTGCTTACGTTCCGGCGATGAGTGATGAAACGGTTATCGTTAAAGAAAACGGAACTATTTTCCTGGGTGGTCCTCCATTGGTAAAAGCTGCGACAGGTGAAGTGGTTGACGCTCAAGAATTGGGTGGCGCACACGTGCACTGTGAAAATTCAGGTGTGACGGATCACTTTGCGGAAGATGACGGACACGCAGTGGAAATCACTCGTTCTATCGTGGCGCATTTGAATCACAAGAAAACTGTGACAATGCAGATCCTTCCTTCTGAAGAACCGATGTTTGATGCCAAAGAAATTTACGGCGTAATTCCAAAAGACAGCCGCGTACCATTTGATGTTCGTGAAATTATCGCGCGCATCGTGGATGGTTCAAGATTCCACGAGTTCAAAGCTTTGTACGGCAAAACTTTGGTGACTGGTTTTGCACATATTTACGGAATGCCTGTCGGTATCATCGCGAATAACGGTGTATTGTTCAGCGAAAGTGCGATGAAAGCGGCTCACTTTATTGAACTTTGTGAGCAGCGTGAAGTTCCATTGATCTTCTTGCAAAACATCACAGGTTTTATGGTTGGTAAGAAATATGAAAACGAAGGCATCGCGAAACACGGTGCTAAAATGGTAATGGCGGTTTCCAATGCTCACGTTCCCAAATTCACAGTCGTGATTGGTGGATCTTATGGTGCTGGAAACTATGGTATGTGCGGTCGTGCTTATCAGCCACGTCAATTGTGGATGTGGCCAAATGCCAAGATCAGCGTGATGGGTGGCGAGCAAGCTGCCAACGTTTTATTGACTGTGAAGTTGGATCAAATGGCTGCTAAAGGCCAAACGATGGGAACTGAAGAGCAAGCCGAGTTCAAGCGTCCGACGCTTGAAAAGTACGAACACGAAAGCTCCGCATATTATTCATCAGCTCGTTTGTGGGACGATGGCATCATCGATCCTGCGGATACTCGTAAAGTTTTGGGCTTGGGTATTGCTGCCAGCCTTAACAAGTCTTGGGGTGAAAAATCTCAAGGCGTATTCAGAATGTAG